A stretch of the Streptomyces sp. NBC_01428 genome encodes the following:
- a CDS encoding MFS transporter, producing MNVISKDKKDKQAQPGLGSSFNKVWVAAIASSWGDGVQMAALPLLAIQLTTDPLLIGAVGAIGTLPWFLLGLPAGALVDRWDRRKVMLRADLVRFTILALLTLAVLTDHANITLLIAAGFALGCGDIFFDISAQAVLPVVVTGDQALIRANSRISAAQINGEQLAGPPIGGVLFSLSHSLPFLGNALSFLISALCVNSLKGNFANPPTTQPTTTSLRTEVAEGLRWLLKHRVLRTLAGTAAIGNLVFTAKMSLLVLLAKNQLGLGDIGYGLLLSSTAVGAFIGSFLSAPISKKIQVGTMRCVGMSIEGLAVLGLGLTTSPWIAGAMMATIGFSMSVQIVIVGALRQRLAPTEIRGRVLSASRLISLMGAPFGGILAGYLASTTSLRTPFITGGLLMIIVALASLPALSNHAIQQATNETTPTEPTEETTDTTPKHATTK from the coding sequence TTGAACGTCATCAGTAAAGACAAGAAGGACAAGCAGGCCCAGCCGGGCCTGGGAAGCAGTTTCAACAAGGTGTGGGTCGCCGCGATCGCCTCGTCCTGGGGCGACGGCGTCCAGATGGCCGCACTGCCCCTGCTCGCCATCCAACTCACCACCGACCCCCTCCTCATCGGCGCCGTCGGCGCGATCGGCACCCTGCCCTGGTTCCTCCTCGGACTCCCCGCCGGCGCCCTCGTCGACCGCTGGGACCGCAGAAAGGTCATGCTCCGCGCCGACCTCGTCCGCTTCACCATCCTCGCCCTGCTCACCCTCGCCGTCCTGACCGACCACGCCAACATCACCCTCCTCATCGCCGCCGGATTCGCCCTGGGCTGCGGAGACATCTTCTTCGACATCTCCGCCCAGGCCGTCCTGCCCGTCGTCGTCACCGGCGACCAGGCACTCATCCGCGCCAACAGCCGCATCTCCGCAGCACAGATCAACGGCGAACAACTCGCCGGACCCCCCATCGGCGGCGTCCTCTTCTCCCTCTCCCACTCCCTGCCCTTCCTCGGCAACGCCCTCTCCTTCCTCATCAGCGCCCTGTGCGTCAACTCCCTCAAAGGCAACTTCGCCAACCCCCCCACCACCCAACCCACCACCACCAGCCTGCGCACCGAAGTAGCCGAAGGACTGCGCTGGCTCCTCAAACACCGCGTCCTGCGCACCCTCGCCGGCACCGCAGCCATCGGCAACCTCGTCTTCACCGCCAAAATGTCCCTCCTGGTCCTCCTCGCCAAAAACCAGCTCGGACTCGGCGACATCGGCTACGGACTCCTCCTCAGCTCCACCGCCGTCGGCGCCTTCATCGGCAGCTTCCTCTCCGCCCCCATCTCCAAAAAAATCCAGGTCGGCACCATGCGCTGCGTCGGCATGTCCATCGAAGGACTCGCCGTCCTGGGCCTCGGCCTCACCACCAGCCCCTGGATCGCCGGCGCCATGATGGCCACCATCGGCTTCTCCATGAGCGTCCAGATCGTCATCGTCGGCGCCCTCCGCCAACGCCTGGCCCCCACCGAAATCCGCGGACGCGTCCTCTCCGCAAGCCGCCTCATCTCCCTCATGGGCGCCCCCTTCGGCGGCATCCTCGCCGGCTACCTCGCCAGCACCACCAGCCTGCGCACCCCCTTCATCACCGGCGGCCTCCTCATGATCATCGTCGCCCTCGCCAGCCTCCCCGCACTCAGCAACCACGCCATCCAACAAGCCACCAACGAAACCACCCCCACCGAACCCACAGAGGAAACCACCGACACCACGCCGAAGCACGCCACAACGAAGTAA
- a CDS encoding SMP-30/gluconolactonase/LRE family protein encodes MVKKLSTLSASAAVLVTALTAALAPAPSPASTPAETPSMTAAASAAVSSSLDNARIAAHFDLASGRTPENIALAPDGDAYVTFAAGRQVAKVSRDGTTRILATLPKPADGGVHTPVLGFPLTVGITRAHDGTLYFLYATGTADLTGVWRLRPGGRPERIAALPAGGLPNGLALDARTRTLYVTDSVLGTIWRVPATGGTATAWSTAPELASTGFLGANGLKVHHGAVWAGNLDRGTVVRIPVLPGGHAGEARIRATGLPGIDDFAFTGHGDRLLATLNGTGQVALVQGDGSHSIVLTGADGLQNPTAVALRGRTVYVTSAAYVTGQDPNLLLARLNDQRHATAHPAYRGRRAR; translated from the coding sequence ATGGTCAAGAAACTCTCCACGCTGTCCGCGTCGGCGGCCGTCCTCGTCACGGCCCTGACGGCGGCACTCGCCCCGGCACCGTCCCCGGCGTCCACACCGGCGGAAACACCCTCGATGACGGCCGCGGCGTCGGCTGCCGTCTCCTCCTCGTTGGACAACGCGCGGATCGCCGCGCACTTCGACCTGGCCTCGGGACGGACCCCCGAGAACATCGCCCTGGCACCGGACGGCGACGCGTACGTGACCTTCGCCGCGGGCCGGCAGGTCGCCAAGGTGTCCCGCGACGGCACCACCCGCATCCTGGCGACCCTGCCGAAGCCGGCCGACGGCGGTGTCCACACCCCGGTCCTCGGCTTCCCGCTGACCGTCGGTATCACCCGCGCCCACGACGGCACCCTGTACTTCCTGTACGCCACCGGCACCGCCGACCTGACCGGCGTCTGGCGGCTGCGGCCGGGCGGCCGGCCCGAGCGGATCGCCGCACTGCCCGCGGGCGGCCTGCCCAACGGCCTCGCCCTGGACGCCCGCACCCGCACCCTCTACGTCACCGACTCCGTCCTCGGCACCATCTGGCGCGTGCCCGCCACCGGTGGCACCGCCACCGCCTGGTCGACCGCCCCCGAACTCGCCTCCACGGGCTTCCTCGGCGCCAACGGGCTGAAGGTCCACCACGGGGCCGTCTGGGCCGGCAACCTCGACCGGGGCACCGTCGTACGCATCCCCGTCCTCCCGGGCGGACACGCCGGGGAGGCCAGGATCAGGGCCACCGGCCTGCCGGGCATCGACGACTTCGCGTTCACCGGCCACGGCGACCGCCTGCTCGCCACGCTCAACGGCACCGGCCAGGTCGCCCTCGTCCAGGGCGACGGCAGCCACTCCATCGTGCTCACCGGGGCCGACGGCCTCCAGAACCCCACCGCGGTCGCCCTGCGCGGACGCACCGTCTACGTGACGAGCGCCGCCTACGTCACCGGCCAGGACCCGAACCTGCTCCTCGCCCGCCTGAACGACCAGCGCCACGCCACCGCCCACCCCGCGTACCGGGGGCGACGCGCCCGGTGA
- the pcaDC gene encoding bifunctional 3-oxoadipate enol-lactonase/4-carboxymuconolactone decarboxylase PcaDC — MSETPPNTLQYRFDGPEDAPVLILGPSLGTTWHMWDRQVPELAKSFRVFRFDLPGHGGALAYPAGSVAELAGRLLATLDQLGVQRFGYAGCAFSGALGIELALRRPERVASLALIAASPRFGTADEFRQRGVIVRSNGLDPIARTSPERWFTTGFAAAQPAITEWAVQMVRTTDPGCYIAACEALAAFDVRSELGRIGVPTLVLVGSDDQVTGPAEARTLVAGIPDARLAVVPGASHLVPVEQPAAVTDLLVRHFSTAWQPTAFDSATGQMAIQSAPVHAALSAPPPVAPFAEIGPAAAPSEVMGRPDPYDAGIKVRREVLGDAHVDRALGAADEFSGDFQDFITRYAWGEVWNRPGLDRRSRSCVTLTALVAGGHLDELAFHTRAALRNGLTPVEIREVLLQAAVYCGVPAANSAFKVAQQVIREETTPEE, encoded by the coding sequence GTGAGCGAGACACCACCTAACACCCTGCAATACCGCTTTGACGGGCCGGAAGACGCACCTGTCCTGATCCTGGGACCCTCCCTGGGCACCACCTGGCACATGTGGGACCGGCAGGTCCCGGAGCTCGCGAAGAGCTTCCGGGTCTTCCGTTTCGACCTGCCCGGACACGGCGGAGCCCTCGCGTACCCGGCCGGCTCGGTCGCCGAACTGGCGGGGCGGCTGCTCGCCACGCTCGACCAGCTCGGCGTCCAGCGCTTCGGATACGCGGGCTGCGCGTTCAGCGGCGCCCTCGGCATCGAGCTGGCCCTGCGCCGCCCGGAACGCGTCGCCTCCCTCGCCCTCATCGCGGCCTCACCCCGCTTCGGCACGGCCGACGAGTTCCGCCAGCGCGGAGTGATCGTCCGGTCGAACGGACTCGACCCCATCGCGCGCACCTCGCCCGAGCGCTGGTTCACCACCGGCTTCGCCGCCGCCCAGCCCGCCATCACCGAGTGGGCCGTCCAGATGGTGCGCACCACCGACCCCGGCTGCTACATCGCCGCCTGCGAGGCCCTCGCCGCCTTCGACGTACGGTCCGAACTGGGCCGCATCGGCGTGCCCACCCTCGTCCTCGTCGGCTCCGACGACCAGGTCACCGGCCCCGCGGAGGCCCGCACCCTGGTCGCCGGCATACCGGACGCGCGCCTCGCCGTCGTCCCCGGCGCCTCCCACCTCGTACCGGTCGAGCAGCCCGCCGCCGTCACCGACCTCCTCGTACGCCACTTCTCCACCGCCTGGCAGCCCACCGCCTTCGACTCCGCCACCGGACAGATGGCGATCCAGTCCGCTCCCGTACACGCAGCCCTGTCCGCGCCGCCGCCGGTCGCCCCGTTCGCCGAGATCGGCCCCGCCGCCGCACCGTCCGAGGTCATGGGCCGGCCCGACCCCTACGACGCCGGGATCAAGGTGCGGCGCGAAGTGCTGGGCGACGCGCACGTGGACCGCGCCCTGGGCGCGGCCGACGAGTTCTCCGGCGACTTCCAGGACTTCATCACCCGCTACGCGTGGGGAGAGGTCTGGAACCGGCCCGGACTCGACCGGCGCTCCCGCAGCTGCGTCACCCTCACCGCCCTCGTCGCCGGCGGACACCTCGACGAACTGGCCTTCCACACCCGCGCCGCCCTCCGCAACGGCCTCACCCCCGTCGAGATCAGGGAAGTCCTCCTCCAGGCGGCCGTCTACTGCGGCGTACCGGCCGCGAACAGCGCCTTCAAGGTGGCGCAGCAGGTGATCCGCGAGGAGACCACCCCGGAGGAGTGA
- a CDS encoding helix-turn-helix domain-containing protein, with protein sequence MNGTSHLGDFLRTRRAQLLPEDVGVPTYGERRRVPGLRREELALLAGVSVSYYTRLEQGQSQSASPEVLDAIARALRLDESEVRHLRHLARADRRRPRERRPAPERVTEPMRQLLDALGDVPAIVLGRRSDVLAWNRPGHALFAGHLAPRAPESAAGRPNMAQLVFLDAHTRGLYADWPDKARAVVGNLRLVAGRHPDDGALHALVGELSAKSPEFASMWADHRVRACSVAAYAMRHPLVGALTVTQQTLGDGPGPGIVVATTASGSSSRAALTLLAQAVRSAPPAVPEAVVPEALRTVPASPGPRTPTV encoded by the coding sequence ATGAACGGAACATCGCACCTCGGGGACTTCCTGCGGACGCGGCGCGCCCAGCTGCTTCCCGAGGACGTCGGGGTACCCACGTACGGCGAACGGCGGCGGGTGCCGGGGCTCCGGCGTGAGGAGCTGGCCCTGCTGGCGGGCGTGAGCGTCTCGTACTACACGCGGCTGGAACAGGGCCAGTCGCAGAGCGCCTCGCCGGAGGTGCTGGACGCGATCGCCCGCGCGCTGCGGCTCGACGAGTCCGAGGTGCGGCACCTGCGTCACCTGGCCCGCGCGGACCGCCGACGCCCGCGGGAGCGGCGGCCCGCTCCGGAACGCGTGACCGAGCCGATGCGTCAACTCCTCGACGCGCTCGGGGACGTTCCGGCGATCGTGCTCGGCCGGCGCAGTGACGTACTGGCGTGGAACCGTCCGGGACACGCCCTGTTCGCCGGCCATCTCGCCCCGCGGGCACCGGAGTCGGCCGCCGGGCGGCCCAACATGGCCCAGCTGGTGTTCCTCGACGCTCACACCCGTGGGCTGTACGCGGACTGGCCGGACAAGGCCAGGGCGGTGGTGGGGAACCTCCGGCTGGTGGCGGGCCGGCACCCGGACGACGGCGCGTTGCACGCGCTGGTGGGCGAACTCAGTGCGAAGAGCCCGGAGTTCGCGTCGATGTGGGCGGACCACCGGGTCAGGGCGTGCAGCGTCGCGGCCTACGCGATGCGGCATCCGCTGGTCGGTGCGCTGACCGTCACCCAGCAGACGCTCGGCGACGGTCCGGGGCCCGGCATCGTCGTCGCCACGACCGCGTCGGGCTCGTCCTCGCGTGCCGCCCTCACCCTGCTCGCCCAGGCCGTCCGGTCCGCCCCGCCGGCCGTTCCCGAAGCCGTCGTGCCGGAAGCCCTCCGGACCGTACCGGCGTCCCCGGGACCGCGGACGCCCACCGTCTGA
- a CDS encoding exodeoxyribonuclease III, with protein MRIATWNVNSITARLPRLLAWLESTGTDVLCLQEAKIAAEQFPTDALRELGYEAAVHATGRWNGVAVISRVGLEDVVKGLPGDPGYEGVEEPRAVSATCGPVRVWSVYVPNGREVGHPHYTYKLQWFDALRTAVAGDAAGSRPFAVMGDYNVAPTDDDVFDVAAFEGLTHVTPAERDALAALRGTGLSDVVPRPLKYDQPFTYWDYRQLGFPKNRGMRIDLVYGNEAFSTAVKDAYVDREERKGKGASDHAPVVVDLDV; from the coding sequence ATGCGCATCGCCACCTGGAACGTGAACTCGATCACCGCCCGCCTGCCGAGGCTGCTGGCCTGGCTGGAGAGCACCGGCACGGACGTGCTGTGCCTCCAGGAGGCCAAGATCGCCGCCGAGCAGTTCCCCACGGACGCGCTGCGCGAGCTGGGCTACGAGGCGGCGGTGCACGCCACCGGCCGGTGGAACGGCGTGGCGGTGATCTCCCGCGTCGGCCTGGAGGACGTCGTCAAGGGCCTGCCCGGCGACCCCGGCTACGAGGGCGTCGAGGAACCCCGCGCCGTGTCGGCGACCTGCGGCCCGGTCCGCGTCTGGTCGGTGTACGTGCCGAACGGCCGCGAGGTCGGCCACCCGCACTACACGTACAAGCTCCAGTGGTTCGACGCCCTGAGGACGGCCGTCGCGGGCGACGCGGCGGGCAGCCGCCCGTTCGCCGTGATGGGCGACTACAACGTGGCGCCGACGGACGACGACGTCTTCGACGTCGCCGCCTTCGAGGGCCTCACCCACGTCACCCCGGCCGAGCGCGACGCCCTCGCGGCCCTGCGCGGGACCGGCCTGTCGGACGTGGTCCCGCGCCCCCTGAAGTACGACCAGCCCTTCACGTACTGGGACTACCGCCAGCTCGGCTTCCCGAAGAACAGGGGCATGCGCATCGACCTCGTCTACGGCAACGAGGCGTTCTCCACAGCGGTCAAGGACGCCTACGTGGACCGGGAGGAGCGCAAGGGCAAGGGCGCCTCCGACCACGCGCCGGTCGTCGTGGACCTGGACGTCTAG
- a CDS encoding MBL fold metallo-hydrolase, whose translation MKLTKKSHACVRLEKDGRTLVIDPGAFSEEDAALGADIILVTHEHPDHFSEERLRAGMEADPAAEIWTLRSVAKKISAAFPGQVHTVGHGDTFSAAGFDVQVHGELHAVIHPDIPRITNVGFLVDGGRVFHPGDALTVPGGPVETLMLPVMAPWNKISEVIEYVREVKPQRAYDIHDALLTDLARPIYDSQIGSLGGAEHLRLAPGTSAEV comes from the coding sequence ATGAAGCTCACGAAGAAGTCGCACGCCTGCGTCCGTCTCGAGAAGGACGGACGCACGCTCGTCATCGACCCCGGCGCTTTCAGCGAGGAGGACGCGGCCCTGGGCGCGGACATCATCCTCGTGACGCACGAGCATCCCGACCACTTCAGCGAGGAGCGGCTGCGGGCCGGCATGGAGGCCGACCCGGCGGCGGAGATCTGGACGCTGCGCTCGGTGGCAAAGAAGATCTCGGCGGCCTTCCCCGGGCAGGTGCACACCGTCGGCCACGGCGACACGTTCAGCGCGGCCGGCTTCGACGTGCAGGTGCACGGCGAACTCCACGCCGTCATCCACCCGGACATCCCGCGCATCACCAACGTCGGCTTCCTCGTCGACGGCGGCCGCGTCTTCCACCCCGGCGACGCGCTCACCGTCCCCGGCGGCCCGGTCGAGACGCTGATGCTCCCGGTCATGGCCCCGTGGAACAAGATCTCCGAGGTCATCGAGTACGTCCGCGAGGTCAAGCCGCAACGCGCCTACGACATCCACGACGCCCTGCTCACGGACCTGGCCCGGCCCATCTACGACAGCCAGATCGGCTCCCTGGGCGGCGCCGAGCACCTGCGGCTCGCCCCGGGAACGTCGGCCGAGGTCTGA
- the hisC gene encoding histidinol-phosphate transaminase → MSAVPTTAASDAAGQVPRIRSALDRLVSFKQGQSPRSPEGHAFPLSANESPYEPIPAVVRAIQEAALGVNRYPDNTCADLISEISSRFAVPEDSIAVGCGSVGVSQMLLEAVAEPGGEVLYAWRSFEAYPILTRLSGATPVEVPLKDGAHDLDAMAAAITDRTRLIFVCNPNNPTGTVISRSDLETFLDRVPADLLVVIDEAYIEYVRDDDVPDGLTLRPGRPNVVVLRTFSKAYGLAGLRVGFVVGHPTVIEALRKAFLPFSVNAVAQAAAIAALRSEDALMARVETTVKERERLHHTLTAQGRPVTSSNANFLWLQLGDQALAFAGHCAAAGVSIRPFAGEGVRVSIGSPTENDAFLAASATFPTPPGHPGPDEGTRHDTRR, encoded by the coding sequence ATGTCCGCTGTCCCGACAACCGCCGCTTCCGACGCCGCCGGGCAGGTGCCCCGTATCCGTTCCGCGCTCGACCGGCTCGTGAGCTTCAAACAGGGCCAGTCCCCCCGCTCGCCCGAGGGGCACGCCTTCCCGCTGTCCGCCAACGAGTCCCCGTACGAGCCGATCCCCGCGGTCGTGCGGGCGATCCAGGAGGCGGCCCTGGGCGTCAACCGCTATCCGGACAACACCTGCGCGGACCTGATCTCCGAGATATCTTCACGCTTCGCCGTACCGGAGGACAGCATCGCCGTCGGCTGCGGCTCGGTCGGTGTCTCCCAGATGCTCCTGGAAGCGGTCGCGGAGCCCGGCGGTGAAGTCCTCTACGCCTGGCGCTCGTTCGAGGCCTACCCGATCCTGACCAGACTCTCCGGTGCCACGCCGGTCGAGGTCCCCCTCAAGGACGGGGCCCACGACCTCGACGCGATGGCCGCCGCGATCACCGACCGGACACGCCTCATCTTCGTCTGCAACCCCAACAACCCGACGGGGACGGTGATTTCCCGGTCCGACCTCGAGACCTTCCTCGACCGGGTCCCCGCCGATCTCCTCGTGGTCATCGACGAGGCCTACATCGAGTACGTGCGCGACGACGACGTCCCCGACGGCCTCACGCTGCGGCCCGGGCGACCCAACGTGGTGGTCCTGCGCACCTTCTCCAAGGCCTATGGCCTGGCCGGGCTCAGAGTCGGCTTCGTCGTCGGCCACCCCACCGTGATCGAAGCCCTGCGCAAGGCGTTCCTCCCCTTCAGCGTGAACGCCGTCGCGCAGGCCGCGGCGATCGCCGCACTCCGCTCGGAGGACGCCCTGATGGCCCGCGTGGAGACCACGGTCAAGGAACGCGAGCGACTCCACCACACCCTCACCGCACAGGGCCGGCCCGTCACCTCCAGCAACGCCAACTTCCTCTGGCTCCAGCTCGGCGACCAGGCCCTCGCCTTCGCCGGTCACTGCGCGGCGGCGGGCGTGTCGATCCGGCCGTTCGCGGGCGAGGGAGTCCGCGTCTCGATCGGCTCTCCCACGGAGAACGACGCCTTCCTCGCGGCGTCGGCCACCTTCCCCACCCCACCCGGCCACCCCGGACCGGACGAGGGCACCCGCCACGACACTCGGCGGTAA
- a CDS encoding NADP-dependent oxidoreductase, which translates to MKAVRFSRFGGPEVLEVVDLPDPVPGPGQVRIAVRAAGVNPSDWKKRAGLMDEELPQTLGHEAAGVVDELGEGVTDVAVGDRVYGFSPDGAAQAELTVLSAYAPIPASLDFPGAAALPAAVETATRALDRLGVGGGVLLLVNGASGSVGGAAVQLAVERGARVIGTAGPANQDHVRSLGAEPVVYGAGLVERVRALAPDGVDLALDVAGSGVLPELIGLAGGAGHVLTVADFAGARQHGVEFSSGDGGRALHALGDIGELIESGRFTLPVAQTFPLAEVAEAHRAGERGGVRGKLVLTVG; encoded by the coding sequence GTGAAGGCAGTGCGGTTCAGCCGGTTCGGAGGGCCGGAGGTGCTGGAGGTCGTCGATCTTCCGGATCCGGTTCCGGGTCCCGGTCAGGTGCGGATCGCGGTGCGTGCCGCCGGGGTCAACCCGAGCGACTGGAAGAAGCGCGCGGGGCTGATGGACGAGGAGCTTCCGCAGACCCTGGGCCACGAGGCGGCCGGCGTCGTCGACGAACTCGGCGAGGGCGTCACGGATGTGGCCGTCGGCGACCGCGTGTACGGCTTCTCCCCCGACGGCGCGGCCCAGGCCGAGCTGACGGTGCTGTCCGCGTACGCGCCGATCCCGGCCTCGCTCGACTTCCCCGGTGCCGCCGCGCTGCCCGCCGCGGTGGAGACCGCCACCCGGGCGCTCGACCGGCTCGGGGTCGGGGGCGGCGTGCTGCTCCTCGTCAACGGCGCCTCCGGGAGCGTCGGCGGCGCCGCCGTCCAGCTCGCCGTGGAACGCGGTGCGCGGGTGATCGGCACCGCCGGTCCCGCGAACCAGGACCACGTCCGCTCGCTGGGCGCCGAGCCCGTCGTCTACGGTGCGGGCCTCGTCGAGCGGGTCCGTGCGCTCGCGCCCGACGGGGTCGACCTGGCGCTCGACGTCGCCGGGAGCGGGGTGCTTCCCGAACTGATCGGTCTCGCCGGCGGGGCCGGGCACGTCCTCACGGTCGCCGACTTCGCCGGAGCGCGGCAGCACGGGGTGGAGTTCAGCAGCGGGGACGGCGGCCGCGCGCTCCACGCGCTCGGTGACATCGGGGAACTGATCGAGTCCGGGCGCTTCACACTCCCCGTCGCACAGACGTTCCCGCTCGCCGAGGTCGCCGAGGCGCACCGGGCGGGCGAGCGGGGCGGTGTACGCGGCAAGCTCGTCCTGACGGTCGGCTGA